One segment of Anguilla anguilla isolate fAngAng1 chromosome 1, fAngAng1.pri, whole genome shotgun sequence DNA contains the following:
- the dnali1 gene encoding axonemal dynein light intermediate polypeptide 1 produces the protein MIPSADSLLKYDTPVLVTRNTEKKSPKARSLRVSPLQPASTAPVPPPPKPKSPTGDGSKQQMEEILNAMLPPREWMDNSQLWVQQVSCTPCTRMDVVKLQELLDLKLQQRQARETGICPVRRELYTQCFDELIRQVTISCSERGLLLLRVRDEIRMTIAAYQTLYESSVAFGMRKALQAEQGKADLEKKILELESEKKDLERQVNEQKAKCEAIERRETERRQVEEKKHTEEIQFLKRTNQQLKAQLEGIVAPKK, from the exons ATGATTCCGTCAGCCGATTCACTACTGAAATACGACACCCCAGTTCTGGTAACCAGAAACACTGAGAAGAAGTCTCCAAAG GCTCGTTCTCTGAGAGTGAGCCCCCTCCAGCCGGCCTCGAccgcccccgtgccccccccgccGAAACCCAAGAGCCCCACGGGAGATGGCAGCAAACAGCAGATGGAGGAGATACTCAACGCCATGCTTCCGCCAAG GGAGTGGATGGATAACAGCCAGCTGTGGGTGCAGCAGGTGTCGTGCACGCCCTGCACGCGCATGGACGTGGTgaagctgcaggagctgctggaccTGAAGCTGCAGCAGAGGCAGGCGCGGGAGACGGGGATATGCCCGGTGCGCCGCGAGCTGTACACGCAGTGCTTCG ACGAGCTGATCAGACAGGTGACCATCAGCTGTTCGGAGAGGGGTCTGCTGTTGCTACGGGTACGAGACGAGATACGCATGACCATCGCGGCCTACCAGACCCTGTACGAGAGCAGCGTGGCCTTCGGCATGAGGAAGGCCCTGCAGGCCGAGCAGGGCAAGGCTGACCTGGAGAAGAAG ATACTGGAGTTGGAGAGCGAGAAGAAGGACCTGGAGCGGCAGGTGAACGAGCAGAAGGCCAAGTGCGAGGCCATCGAGAGGCGGGAGACGGAGAGACggcaggtggaggagaagaAGCACACGGAGGAGATCCAGTTCCTCAAACGCACCAACCAGCAGCTCAAG GCCCAACTGGAGGGCATCGTCGCCCCAAAGAAGTGA
- the gnl2 gene encoding nucleolar GTP-binding protein 2 translates to MVKPGFKGKSTINTSSSSSNPDRPKAAGATNMRDRTTIKRLNMYRQKQRCNNRGKVIKPLQYQSTVAPGTVARVEPNIKWFMNTRVIKQSSLQKFQDEMGRVKKDPYRVVMRRSKLPMSLLHDRVKSHNAKVHILDTETFGTTFGPKAQRKRPSLGVADMRDLAERAEAEAESYSAEKDRDLVTEDSGVRDETREEIFKKGQSKRIWGELYKVIDSSDVVIQVLDARDPMGTRAQSIEGYLKKEKPWKHLIFVLNKCDLIPTWVTKRWVALLSQEYPTLAFHASLTNSFGKGSLIQLLRQFGKLHGDKKQISVGFIGYPNVGKSSIINTLRSKKVCNVAPLAGETKVWQYITLMRRIFLIDCPGVVYPSDDSETDIVLKGVVQVEKIKNPEEHIGAVLERAKPEYIRKTYRVPVWSSAEDFLEKLAFRTGKLLKGGEPDLPTVSKMVLNDWQRGRIPFFVKPPNTETDQERQERLAAVAAATQEVGPALCEGEGAEPVGEGAEQEAQAAQQRDGQVQKMLTSLHQNFGRINVVPDFTDEDLVPVEVSDISDLSGSEEEGEEEEGEEEEDREEGKDGGEQTEEQADGSAATSAAAPADGRSSREVVRALDEKIAKYKQFLARAKSKRFSAIRIPKALSETMRPPTEQKRTAPAEPRSQGSTETSRKRRAEEDGEQGPVSKQTSKERRRQERAQKARKVGVRYYDTHNVKNKNKDRKRPRTAQGKGNRKGKR, encoded by the exons ATGGTGAAGCCAGGGTTTAAGGGGAAAAGTACGATAAACACCTCGTCATCCAGCAGCAACCCGG ATCGACCGAAGGCGGCTGGAGCAACAAACATGAGGGACCGGACGACCATCAAGCGCCTCAATATGTACAGACAGAAACAGCGCTG taACAACAGGGGAAAGGTCATCAAACCCCTGCAGTACCAGTCCACCGTAGCGCCGGGAACGGTGGCCCGAGTCGAGCCCAACATCAAGTGGTTCA tgaacaCGCGTGTGATCAAGCAGTCGTCGCTGCAGAAGTTCCAGGATGAGATGGGCCGGGTTAAGAAGGACCCGTACCGCGTGGTGATGAGGCGGAGCAAACTGCCCATGTCCCTGCTGCACGACAGAGTCAAGAGTCAC AATGCTAAGGTGCACATCCTGGACACGGAGACGTTCGGGACGACGTTCGGGCCCAAGGCCCAGAGGAAGCGGCCCAGCCTGGGCGTGGCCGACATGCGGGACCTGGCGGAGCGGGCCGAGGCCGAGGCCGAGAGCTACAGCGCCGAGAAGGACCGCGACCTGGTCACCGAGGACAGCGGAGTCCG GGACGAGACCAGGGAGGAGATCTTCAAGAAGGGCCAGTCCAAGAGGATCTGGGGGGAGCTCTACAAG GTGATCGACTCGTCGGACGTGGTCATCCAGGTGCTGGACGCGCGGGACCCCATGGGCACGCGCGCGCAGAGCATCGAGGGCTACCTGAAGAAGGAGAAGCCCTGGAAACACCTGATCTTCGTCCTCAACAAGTGTGACCTCATCCCGACCTGGGTCACg AAACGCTGGGTGGCACTGCTGTCCCAGGAGTACCCAACGCTGGCGTTCCACGCCAGCCTCACCAACTCCTTCGGCAAGGGGTCCCTCATCCAGCTCCTGCGGCAGTTCGGCAAG ctccATGGCGATAAGAAGCAGATCAGCGTGGGGTTCATCGGGTACCCCAACGTGGGCAAGAGCTCCATCATCAACACGCTGCGCTCCAAAAAGGTCTGCAACGTCGCCCCCCTCGCCGGGGAGACCAAG GTCTGGCAGTACATCACGCTGATGCGACGCATCTTCCTCATCGACTGCCCGGGCGTCGTGTACCCCTCTGACGACAGCGAGACCGACATCGTCCTGAAAGGAGTG GTCCAAGTGGAGAAGATCAAGAACCCGGAAGAGCACATCGGGGCGGTCCTGGAGCGGGCCAAGCCGGAATACATCCGGAAAACCTACCGGGTCCCGGTCTGGAGCTCGGCCGAGGACTTCCTGGAAAAACTGGCGTTCCGAACGGGAAAACTCCTGAAG GGGGGCGAGCCGGACCTCCCCACCGTTTCCAAAATGGTGCTGAATGACTGGCAGAGGGGACGGATCCCCTTCTTCGTGAAGCCCCCCAACACTGAGACAGACCAGGAG CGGCAGGAGAGACTAGCAGCGGTGGCAGCGgccacacaggaagtgggccCCGCCCTTTGTGagggcgagggggcggagcctgtgggAGAGGGTGCGGAGCAGGAGGCCCAGGCTGCACAGCAGCGGGACGGGCAGGTGCAGAAGATGCTCACCTCCCTCCACCAGAACTTCGGCAGGATCAACGTGGTGCCGGACTTCACCGACGAGGACCTGGTGCCCGTGGAGGTGTCGGACATCTCCGACCTCTCAGGGtccgaggaggagggggaggaggaggagggggaggaagaggaggatagagaggaggggaaggacgGGGGAGAGCAGACGGAAGAGCAGGCCGACGGCTCTGCGGCCACcagcgccgccgcccccgcggACGGCAGGAGTTCGCGCGAGGTCGTCCGCGCCCTGGACGAGAAGATCGCCAAGTACAAGCAGTTCCTGGCCCGCGCCAAGTCCAAGAGGTTCTCCGCCATCCG CATCCCCAAGGCGCTCTCCGAGACGATGCGACCCCCGACAGAGCAGAAGCGCACGGCGCCCGCAGAACCGCGCTCACAAG GGAGCACGGAGaccagcaggaagaggagagcagaggaagaTGGCGAGCAGGGGCCCGTGTCCAAACAGACTTCCAAAGAG AGGCGAAGGCAGGAGCGCGCTCAGAAGGCCAGGAAGGTGGGGGTGCGGTACTACGACACGCACAACgtcaagaacaagaacaaggaCAGGAAGAGGCCCAGGACTGCCCAGGGCAAGGGCAACAGGAAGGGCAAGCGCTAG